The Calidithermus timidus DSM 17022 nucleotide sequence TCCTGTTGGCCAGGGTCGGCACTTCGGTGACCAGGTTGGCGGTGTTTTGGCTGTTGGCGTCGAAGCCCACCAGCGGGGTGAAGAGGTACTGCTGGATCTCCGACTTGATGGCCTGGTTGGAGATCACGTCGAGGAAGTCGCCCATCAATACCCTGGGCTCCTGCGAAGCCCCCACCACCAGGCTGTTATCCTGTGGCCCCGCAAGGGCCAGACCCGCTCCGATGAGCCATAAAGCTGCTAGCTTACTGAGGTGTCTCATGAAACCTCCTCTTGGTGCGTTTAGGCATTCTTGGCAGAGATTGCCGAGGCAAATTATATGGACGATGGATGAAATCGTAAATCGTGTGTACTCGGCCAAGGTGTCTGAAGGCTCTGACGAAGGTGGGTCTTCACCCTTCCCATCCCCTCCAGATGGGCCACCGCCCCCAACTGGGGTTCTCCCGCCTCAGGCTCTTCATCCGCAGAAGCAGTGTTTCCCCCATAAGCCGCAGGGCGTTCCCTTACCCTAGGGTTCCCCGCGCCCGCCCGGCCTACCCCATCGTCCGCGAAGGCGGTATTGTTGCAGCTATGCTCACCCTCCACGACCTGCGCGAGGCCATCCGGCAGCACGTGTTGGGGGCGTTGCCCCGCCCCGAGGCGGCCTACCGTCCTGAACTCGCCGAGTATGCCCGTCTGCTGCGCGATTACCCTGAGCGTGGGGGCAAGATGCTGCGGGGCGCGTTGCTGTGCTACGCCGGCTTGGCCTACGGGGTGGGGCTCGAGCGCCTGCTGCCGGTGGCGGCGGCCCTCGAGCTGTTTCAGAACTGGGCGCTGATCCACGACGACATCGAAGACGCCTCCGACGAGCGCCGGGGAAAGCCCGCGTTACACAAGCTCTATGGCCTGCCCCTCGCGCTCAACGCCGGGGACGCCCTGCACGCGCGGATGTGGGCCATGCTCATCGAGGCTGAAGCGCCCAAGGAGGTGTTGCGTGAGTTCGTGCGCCTGGTCGAGCTCACCGCTCAAGGGCAGCATCTCGAGATGACCTGGGTCGAGCGCCAGCGCTTCGATTTGACGGAAGCCGATTACCTCGAGATGTGCCGCCAGAAAGCCGCCTACTATACAGCGGTGGCTCCCCTGCGACTGGGGGCGCTGGCGGCGGGGGAGCAGCCGCCAGCCGTCTTCGAGCAGGCCGGGATAAAGCTGGGGTTGGGTTTTCAGATCATCGACGACGTGCTCAACCTGGTGGGAGAGCATCAGAAGTACGGCAAGGAGATCGCCGGAGACCTCTGGGAGGGCAAGCGCACCCTGATCCTGCTGCACTTCCTGCGCCAGGCCGAACCCCAGGAGCGCGCCAGGGCCGAAGCTTTGCTGCGCCTCCCCCGCGAGGGAAAGCCCGTTCCGGAGGTGGAATGGCTGCACCGACGTCTGCTGGAGTCCGGCGCGGTGGCCTACGCCCAAGGGGTGGCCGAGGGCATGCTGGACGAAGGCCTGGAGGCCCTGAAGCCCGTCCTGGCCCAGCTGCCCCATCCTCAAGCAGCGGCGTCCGCGCTGGAACTGCTCGAGAGCCTGGTGCGGCGCGAGGCCTAGTAAACGCGCCCGCCCAGGGGAACCTCGCGCTCGGGCTCGAGCAGCACTACCCGCCCTTCCGCGTCAGGCAGGCCCAGCACCAGCACCTCCGAAGTAAAGCCCGCGATTTTGCGGCTCCCCAAGTTGACGGCGGCAATCACCAAGCGACCCACCAATTCCTCGGGCGTGTACAGCGCGGTGAGCTGGGCCGAGCTGGCTTTCTGACCCAGCGGCCCGAAGTCGATCCACAGCTTGTAGGCCGGTTTGCGGGCCTCGGTGTTGGGCTCGGCACGGACTACCCGTCCCACGCGCAGATCCAGGAGTTCAAAGGCTTCCAGCGGAGTCATATCGCCCGACATCATATCGGCTCGGTCGTATGCCAAACACCCTTCCTCAAGCGGACAAACATTCGGCATTCCGCCTTATACTTTCTGCGTGCAACGCCTTCTGGATCAGGCCGCCGAGATCTTGCAGGATGCCCGCGACATGGCTCCGGCGGAGGCGGTGGGTAAATTCAAGGAAGCCATAGCGCTGCTCGAGGCCGCCCGCCCCGGCAGTGAACGCGATGGCTTGATGGCGCTGGCTCATCTGCGGCTGGCGCAGCTGCACAGGCGCCTGGGAAAGCACTCCGAAGCCGAGCGGGTGTTCATGCTGGGCTACAGCTACGCTCGTACCTCGCGCGAGGAGCGGGTGCGGCGTTTTGCCGAGAAGCTGCGGGAAGAACTCGAAGGTAAGAGCATGGGGGAAGCATGAGTCAGCTATTGGGTGACATCGCTGCGAGCTTGATTGGCCTTTCGGGCATCGCAGTCATCATGGGAGTGATCCTCATCAAGCGCGGTAACCGGGTGTGGCATCCCAGGGTCATGCTCACCGCTACCGTGCTGGCCGCGCTGTTTTTGGTGTTTTACCTACTCAAGTGGGGTCTGTACGGCACCACCCGCTACGTCGGGCCTGAAGAATGGCGCGGAGCCTACTACGCCCTGCTGATCAGTCACACCCTCCTGGCCGCGCTCAACGGCCCGCTGGTGATCTGGCTGATCTACAACGCCCTCAAGGGGCGCTTCAGCATCCACCGCGCCTGGGCCCGCTGGACGGTTCCGATATGGCTCTACGTGGCTGCTACGGGCTGGATTATCGACCAAGTGCTGTCCCGCTATGGCGAGAGTGCGGGCGGCATTCGGTTTTGATACCAGGTTTCGCTGCTTGTAGCAGCCTTCGGGTTTACACCCGCTTGAACAGCAAGGAAGCGTTCATCCCCCCGAAGGCGAAGGAGTTGGAGAGCACGTAATCCACCCGCTTTTCGCGCGGGGTATTGGGGATGTAGTCGAGGTCGAGCTCGGGGTCGGGGTCGTCTAGGTTGATGGTGGGGGGCAGGATGCCGGAGGTGATGGCCTGGATGCTGGCCACGGCTTCGACTGCCCCAGCGGCCCCCAACAGGTGCCCGGTCATGCTCTTGGTGGCGGTGATGGGGATCTGGTAGGCCCGCTCCCCGAAGACCCTCTTGATCGCCAGCGTCTCCGCCCGGTCGCCCACCGGCGTCGAGGTGGCGTGGGCGTTGATGTGCCCGACGACTTCCGGTCCCACCCTGGCATCGCGCAGGGCAGCTTCCATGGCCAGCTTGGCCCCCAATCCCTCGGGGTGCGGCTCGGTGATGTGGTGGGCGTCGGCGCTACGACCAAAGCCCACCAGCTCGGCGTAGATGCGGGCCCCGCGCGCCCTGGCGTGCTCGTAGTCCTCCAGCACCAGCACCGCGGCCCCTTCAGAGAGCACGAAGCCGTCGCGGCTGGCGGTGAAGGGACGGCTGGCCTTCTCGGGCTCGTCGTTGCGGGTAGAGAGGGCCTTCATCACCCCAAAGCCGCCCATTGCCATGGGGGTCACAGCGGCTTCGGTGCCCCCGGCCAGCATGATCTCGGCGTCGCCGCGCTGGATGACGTAGTAGGCGTTGCCAATGGCGTCGGCCCCGGTGGTGCAGGCCGTGACCGAGGTGGAACTCGGCCCCATCAGCCCGTACTTCATGGCCAGTTGGCCCGAGGCCATGTTAGCGATCATCATGGGGATGAAGAAGGGGGAGATGCGGTGGGCTCCCCGCTCGACGAAGACCCGCGCTTGCGCCTCGAAGCTTTCCATGCCCCCGATGCCGCTGCCGATGAGGGTTCCGATGCGGGTGTGGTCCTCGCGCTCGAGGTCCAGCCCCGCGTCTTTGATGGCCAACTCCCCGGCGATGAGGGCCAGTTGCACGAAGCGATCCAGGCGGCGCAACTCCCGCTTGTCGATGTAGGCTTCGACGTTGATGTCCACCTCGCCCGCGATCTGGGCGGGCAGTTGGGAGGCATCGAAGCGAGTGATTCGGCGAATGCCACTCTTACCCTCGAGTTGGGCCTTGTGAAAAGCCTCAACCCCAATGCCAATGGGGGTTACCGGCCCCATGCCGGTGACGACGACTCGGCGCATGGCCTGAGTATAACGTGCCCGAGAGCGGTGGGTCTTACGTCGTACGCAAACGTCGGGTGGTGACTGCGATCGTTGGCGTTCCCTTGGTCAGCGCTCAGTATCTCGGCGCGTTCCTGTGGCCGCCCTCTTCACCATCGGTCGAGTATATTATGTTTTTGACATAAAGCCCGGAATCGGCTATACTATTAGGAAGTCAATCGAGCGCGCTCAGCGCTTTTTTTGTGCCCACACCCTCACGCTCGCCAGACCCTCGAGCCATGGGCCGCAACCAACAGGAGAAGCAATGTCGCAAGTTCTGCCGATCGAGATTACTGAAGAAGTCAAGCAGAGTTTCATCAACTACGCCATGTCCACCATCGTGGACCGGGCCCTACCCGACGTGCGCGACGGCCTCAAGCCCGTCCAGCGCCGCATCCTCTACGGGGCCATGATGGAGGGGGTACTGCCCACGCGCAAGCACGTCAAGAGCGCCAAGATCGTGGGCGAGGTGATGGGTAAGTACCATCCCCACGGTGACGCCGCCATCTACGACACCTTAGCCCGCATGGCTCAGCCCTGGAACCTGCGCTACCCGCTCATCGACGGTCAGGGCAACTTCGGCTCCATCGACGGTGATCCGCCCGCCGCGCAGCGCTACACCGAGGCCAGGCTCTCGAGCGTGGGCTTCGAGTTGCTGCGCGACATCGACAAGGAAACCGTCCCCTTCTACCCCAACTACGACAACACCACCGAGCAGCCCGAGGTGCTGCCCGCGGCTTTTCCTAACCTGCTGGTCAACGGTTCGACCGGCATCGCGGTGGGCATGGCCACCTCGTTGCCCCCCCACAACCTCTCCGAGGCCGTCGATGCCCTTGTGGCGATGATCGACAACCCCGCCATCACCCTCGACGAGGTGCTCAAGGTCATGCCGGGGCCCGATTTCCCCACCGGGGCCAAGCTCTCGCGCCGGGGCATTCGCGAGGCCTATGCCAGCGGGCGTGGCAGCCTCAAGGTGCGGGCCCGCCACCGCAACGAGGACAAGAACGGGCGGGCCATGTTGGTCTTCACCGAGATCCCCTATCAGGTCAACAAGGCCGACCTCATCACCCAGATCGCCTCGCTGGTGCGCAATAAGGTCATCGACGAGATCGCCACCTTGCGCGACGAGTCCGACCGTCAGGGCATGCGCATCGCGGTCGAGCTCAAGCGCGGGGCTAACCCCCAGGTGGTGCTCAACAAGCTCTACAAGCACTCCCGCTTGCAGACGACTTTCACCGTCAACCTGTTGGCGGTGGTGAACGGCGAGCCCAAGGTGCTCAACCTGCTCGAGCTCTTGCGCCACTACCTCGATCACCGCCGCGAGGTGGTATACAAGCGCACCCAGTACGACCTCAGGAAGGCCCGTGAGCGCGCCCACATCCTCGAGGGGCTCCTCATCGCCCTCGACCACATCGACGAGGTGATCACCCTCATCCGCGGCTCGCAGGACGCCGCCGAGGCCAAAGGGGGCCTGATCAGCCGCTTCGGCCTCTCCGAGGCGCAGGCCCAGGCCATCTTGGACATGCGTTTGCAGCGGCTGGTGGGGCTCGAGCGCGAGAAGCTACAGGAGGAATACCGCGGGCTGATGGAGGAGATTGGCTACCTGACCTCGATCTTGGAAGACGAGCGGCGGCTGTGGCAGGTGGTCAAGGATGAGCTGCTGGAGATCAAGCAGAAGTTCGGCGACTCCCGTCGCACCCAGATCACCGAGTTCGAGGAGGGCTTCAGCCTCGAGGACCTCATCGAGGACGAGCCCATGGTCATCACCCTCACTGCCCAGGGCTTCATAAAGCGCACCCCCCTGGAGGCTTACCGGGCCCAGGGGCGCGGCGGGGTGGGTGCTCAGGCGGGCAAGCCCAAGGAGGAGGACGAGGCCATCTCGGTGTTCGTGGCCTCCATGCACGACACCTTGCTGATCTTCACCAACCGGGGCCGGGTCTACGCCGAGAAGGTGCACGAGCTGCCCGAGGCCAGCCGCCAGGCGCGGGGCACCCACGTGGCGGCGCTGCTGCCCCTGGTTGAGGGTGAGGAGGTGGCCGCGTTGCTCAACGTACGCAGCCTCACCGAGGACGGTTACTTTGTCTTCGCCACCCGCAAGGGCCTGATCAAGAAGACCGAGATCCGCGAGTACCAAAACCTCTCCTCGGCGGGCCTCATCGCCATCAACCTGCTCGAGAATGACGCTTTGATCGGCGTGGCGGTGGCCCAGGAGGGCGACCAGGCCATGCTGGCGACCCAGAGTGGCCAATCCATCCGCTTCGACCTCTCCGAGGTGCGCGCTACCGGGCGGGCCAGCCAGGGTGTGACCGGCATCCGCTTCAAGGAAGGTCGTGAAGACCGGGTGGTATCGCTGGTGATCCTGCCCAAGGACTGGGATGGGGAAGTACTGGCGGTGGGAACGCGAGGTTATGGCAAGCGCACCCGCATCTCCGAGTACCCCGTGCAGGGTCGGGGCGGGATGGGAGTGATCACCTTCAACTGCAACGAGAGGGTGGGAGAGCTGGGTGCTCTGCTGCGGGTGCAGGGCAACGAGGACCTGCTGGTGCTCAGCAAGCGCGGCATCGCCATCCGCACCCCGGTCGCCAATATCTCGCAGTACGGTCGGGCCACCAGCGGGGTCAAGATCATGAACCTCTCCGACGACGAGGTGGCCTCGGCTTTCGTGATCGTCCCGCAGGATTGACGCGCGGCCGCTGCAAAAGCATCCCCCGTCATTGAGGGTTTGGCCTTTAGCATATAGCCTGTAGCTTGTGCGTCTTTTACGGTTGCGGCAGAGCAACTTTCGCAATCTGGTGACTGCCGAGTTTGCGCCGGGGCCGGGACTTTCCACGCTGGTGGGGGGCAATGCCCAGGGAAAGAGCAACCTCCTCGAGGCCATCTTTCTGGCATTGGGCGGCGAGCTCAAGAACGGCATGATGGAGCGGGTGCGCTTCGGCCAGAGCGAGGCCCGCCTGCTGGCCGAGGTGGAGAGCACCTTTGGCCACAGTCGCCTCGAGACCCGCCTCTCGCAGGGCGGGCGCGAGGTCTACCTCAATGAGTCCTCGGCCAGCCTGCGCGAACTGGCCCAGCTTCCCGGCGCGGTGCTGCTGGGGCCGGACGACCTCGAGCTCGTGTTGGGCGCTCCCGAGGAACGCCGCCGCTTCCTTGACCTGCTGCTCTCGCGCTTCTCGGCCCGCTACCGCGCCCTCCTTTCGCAGTACAACCGCGCTCTGCAGCAGCGCAATGCCCTGTTGAAGATGGGCGGGGCGGGAATTGGGGTGTGGAACCAGGAGCTCGTCAAGTACGGTACCGAGATCCTCAGCCTGCGCCGGCGCATCCTGGGCAGGCTCAAGCCGCTGGCCCGCGACGCCTACAGCGAGCTGGCCCCCGGTGAGCTGAGCCTCGAGCTCTTCGAGAGCGTAGACCCCGAGCACTTCATGCAGGCCCTGGAGAATGGCCTGCAAGACGACCTCCAGCGCGGTGCGACCTCGGTGGGGCCGCACCGCGACGACCTCACCATTCTTCTGAGCGGCCTCGAGGCCGGGAAGTACGCCAGTCGCGGCGAGGCCCGCAGCATCGCCCTGGCCCTGCGCCTGGCCGAGCACCGCCTGCTTTGGGCGCACCACGACGAGGCTCCCCTGCTACTGGTGGACGAATGGCACACCGAACTCGACGCCCGCCGCCGCCGGGCTTTGCTCAATTACGCTCAGAGCCTGCCCCAGGCCATCCTGGCGGGCCTCGAGGCGCCCGGTGTCGGCAGGATGGTCCCCATCGAGGCCGGGGTGTGGGGCTGATGTCATGCGGGCATCAGCAAACGCAGCCCTCCGACTAAGGCCAGCAAGAGCACCACAAGCTCGAAGACCCGCTGGCGGATGCGTCGCAGCATCCAGCGGCCCAGCAGCGCTCCGGCCAGCACCAGCGGCGCCAACAGCAGGTCGAAGCGCAGCGAATCCCAGGTGATGAGCCCCAGATTGGCGGCGAAGGGCACCTTGAAGCTGTTGATCACCAGGAAGAACCAGGCGTTGACCACCACGAACTCGAGCTTGCCCATCCGCATCGCCAGCAGATAGAAGGTCATAAAGGGCCCCGCCGCGTTGGCGATCATGGTGGTGATGCCCGCTGCCGTGCCCATGCTGGCGGTGAAAACCCTCGAGCTGCCGGAGGGTGGCGGACTGCTCGAGCCCTGGAAGCGCCGAGCGAGCTGGTAGAGGGTCATGCTCACGATCAGCCCGCCGATGATCAGCCGAAGCTGGGCGTTGTCGATGCGGCTCAGCAACCCCCAACCCAGCAGTACGCCCAGGGCGGTCCAGGGGAAGATGTGCAGCAAGAGTCGCCAGTTCGGGGGCTTGCGCAGCAGGCTCACCGCCAGCACGTCGGCGCAGATCAGCACGGGCAACAGGGCACCGGTGGATTCACGGGCGGGGAAAAGCTGGGCAAAGAGGGCGACGGCCAGGGTCACCCCGCCGGGAAGGCCGGTTTTGGAGGCGCCCACGATCAGCGCAGCCAGGGCAGCCAGGAACCAGTCGAAAGGGCTCAGCGCCGGCACGCCTGATTGTATGGGATTGGGTTCAGCCTTAATCCACAAGCCACCTCCCTGGATGGGCCGGGTTCCACCGGTAGACTATGAAACCGTGGGCAAGCCAAGACACATCGGCGACCTCCTGGGGCAGGCCCTCAAGCAGCACGGCCTCGAGTCCGGCTTCAAGCGTGGAGCAGCTTTGGCGCTGTGGCCCGAGATCGCCGGGGAAAGCCTGAGTCAGCTCACCGAAGCCGAGCGGCTGGAGGACGGGGTGCTCTACGTGCGGGTCTGTGACTCGGTGGTGGGGCACCAGCTCACCTACATGCGCGAGGACTTCCTGCGGCGCTACCGGGAGAAATTGCCGGGGGTGGTGCTCGAGTTGCGCTTCAGCGTGGGCCAGCCGGGCAAGAAGAAGAAGGCTCAGGCCCCCAATGAGCCCCTGCCACCCCTGTCCGGTGAAGAAGAGCAGCGGCTGCGCTCGCTGGCCCAGCAGATGCCCGAGGCCTTGCAGGGGGCCGTTTACAAAGCGGCCAGAGCTGTCGTGCGACGGCAAAAGGCCAGCCCACACCCCCCTTGTGTGGTCTGTGGTTCGCCCAGCGCCGAAAATCCCTGCAAGGGCTGCCAGCGGCTACTGAAGGACCCCCTGATCGAGAAGGAGGCCCGTCGCCTGGTCCGCCGTCCCCTGAGCCCCCGCCTGGACGGGGAGTTGCTGCTGGCAGCCCGCTACCTGGCCTCGCGCGACCTCGAGGCCCAGCTGCGCGAGCTGCTGCCCCAGGTGGTGCGTGAGCCCCAGCTTCTCCCCATGCTCCAGGACACCGCGCGGCGCTTCTTGCAGCTCCAAACGGGGCAGAAGGATGTAACGGCTTACCGTCACCTGTTACCTGAAACGCTACAATCGCTGCTCAAAGAAGTATGATCTAGGCATCTGCTGGGCCGCTCCTGGCCCCCTGCCCAGGAGCGTCGTCCCTCGAGCCCTCCCCACGAAGGAGGGTGGCCCCAAGGGCCCGCGCACGGAGGAGTGATGTCTACCGAGATCAAACCCAAAAGCTACGGCGGCGAGACCAAGATGAAGGCCGGTCTGATCTGGTTCAACGGCCATATGCTTCCCCAGGAGGAGGCCAAGGTCAGCGTGCTGACCCACGCCCTGCACTACGGCACCAGCGTCTTCGAGGGCATCCGGGCCTACGAGACCCCCAAGGGACCGGCGGTGTTCCGGCTGAGCGAGCACGTCGAGCGGCTGTTCCACTCGGCGAAGGTGATGATGATGGAGCTCCCCTTCAGCCCTCAGCAGATCAGCGATGCGATCGTGCAGGTGGTACGCGAGAACGGCTACAAGAGCTGCTATATCCGGCCTCTGGCCTGGATGGGCGCCGGCAGCCTGGGCGTCAACCCCCTGCCCAACAACCCCGCCGAGGTGATGGTAGCCGCTTGGGAGTGGGGCACCTACCTGGGCGAGGAGGCCGTGCGCAAGGGGGCCAGGCTGGTGACCTCGAGCTGGGCTCGCTTCCCCGCCAACGTCTTCCCCGGCAAGGCCAAGATCGGGGGGAACTACGTCAACAGCGCCCTGGCTCGCATCGAGGCCCAGCACGCCGGAGCCGACGAGGCCCTGCTATTGGACAAGGAGGGCTACGTGGCCGAGGGCTCGGGGGAGAATATCTTCTTCTTCAAGGGCGACACCCTCTACGCCATCGAGCACGGCGTCAACCTGATGGGCATCACCCGCGACTCGGTGATCGCCATCGCCCGCGACCTGGGCTACGAGGTGCGCGAGGTGCGGGCTACGCGCGACCAACTCTACATGGCCGACGAGGTGTTCATGGTAGGCACCGCCGCCGAGGTAACCCCGGTCTCT carries:
- a CDS encoding polyprenyl synthetase family protein — its product is MLTLHDLREAIRQHVLGALPRPEAAYRPELAEYARLLRDYPERGGKMLRGALLCYAGLAYGVGLERLLPVAAALELFQNWALIHDDIEDASDERRGKPALHKLYGLPLALNAGDALHARMWAMLIEAEAPKEVLREFVRLVELTAQGQHLEMTWVERQRFDLTEADYLEMCRQKAAYYTAVAPLRLGALAAGEQPPAVFEQAGIKLGLGFQIIDDVLNLVGEHQKYGKEIAGDLWEGKRTLILLHFLRQAEPQERARAEALLRLPREGKPVPEVEWLHRRLLESGAVAYAQGVAEGMLDEGLEALKPVLAQLPHPQAAASALELLESLVRREA
- a CDS encoding tRNA-binding protein, whose translation is MTPLEAFELLDLRVGRVVRAEPNTEARKPAYKLWIDFGPLGQKASSAQLTALYTPEELVGRLVIAAVNLGSRKIAGFTSEVLVLGLPDAEGRVVLLEPEREVPLGGRVY
- a CDS encoding DUF420 domain-containing protein, encoding MSQLLGDIAASLIGLSGIAVIMGVILIKRGNRVWHPRVMLTATVLAALFLVFYLLKWGLYGTTRYVGPEEWRGAYYALLISHTLLAALNGPLVIWLIYNALKGRFSIHRAWARWTVPIWLYVAATGWIIDQVLSRYGESAGGIRF
- the fabF gene encoding beta-ketoacyl-ACP synthase II, whose amino-acid sequence is MRRVVVTGMGPVTPIGIGVEAFHKAQLEGKSGIRRITRFDASQLPAQIAGEVDINVEAYIDKRELRRLDRFVQLALIAGELAIKDAGLDLEREDHTRIGTLIGSGIGGMESFEAQARVFVERGAHRISPFFIPMMIANMASGQLAMKYGLMGPSSTSVTACTTGADAIGNAYYVIQRGDAEIMLAGGTEAAVTPMAMGGFGVMKALSTRNDEPEKASRPFTASRDGFVLSEGAAVLVLEDYEHARARGARIYAELVGFGRSADAHHITEPHPEGLGAKLAMEAALRDARVGPEVVGHINAHATSTPVGDRAETLAIKRVFGERAYQIPITATKSMTGHLLGAAGAVEAVASIQAITSGILPPTINLDDPDPELDLDYIPNTPREKRVDYVLSNSFAFGGMNASLLFKRV
- the gyrA gene encoding DNA gyrase subunit A, with the translated sequence MSQVLPIEITEEVKQSFINYAMSTIVDRALPDVRDGLKPVQRRILYGAMMEGVLPTRKHVKSAKIVGEVMGKYHPHGDAAIYDTLARMAQPWNLRYPLIDGQGNFGSIDGDPPAAQRYTEARLSSVGFELLRDIDKETVPFYPNYDNTTEQPEVLPAAFPNLLVNGSTGIAVGMATSLPPHNLSEAVDALVAMIDNPAITLDEVLKVMPGPDFPTGAKLSRRGIREAYASGRGSLKVRARHRNEDKNGRAMLVFTEIPYQVNKADLITQIASLVRNKVIDEIATLRDESDRQGMRIAVELKRGANPQVVLNKLYKHSRLQTTFTVNLLAVVNGEPKVLNLLELLRHYLDHRREVVYKRTQYDLRKARERAHILEGLLIALDHIDEVITLIRGSQDAAEAKGGLISRFGLSEAQAQAILDMRLQRLVGLEREKLQEEYRGLMEEIGYLTSILEDERRLWQVVKDELLEIKQKFGDSRRTQITEFEEGFSLEDLIEDEPMVITLTAQGFIKRTPLEAYRAQGRGGVGAQAGKPKEEDEAISVFVASMHDTLLIFTNRGRVYAEKVHELPEASRQARGTHVAALLPLVEGEEVAALLNVRSLTEDGYFVFATRKGLIKKTEIREYQNLSSAGLIAINLLENDALIGVAVAQEGDQAMLATQSGQSIRFDLSEVRATGRASQGVTGIRFKEGREDRVVSLVILPKDWDGEVLAVGTRGYGKRTRISEYPVQGRGGMGVITFNCNERVGELGALLRVQGNEDLLVLSKRGIAIRTPVANISQYGRATSGVKIMNLSDDEVASAFVIVPQD
- the recF gene encoding DNA replication/repair protein RecF (All proteins in this family for which functions are known are DNA-binding proteins that assist the filamentation of RecA onto DNA for the initiation of recombination or recombinational repair.), giving the protein MRLLRLRQSNFRNLVTAEFAPGPGLSTLVGGNAQGKSNLLEAIFLALGGELKNGMMERVRFGQSEARLLAEVESTFGHSRLETRLSQGGREVYLNESSASLRELAQLPGAVLLGPDDLELVLGAPEERRRFLDLLLSRFSARYRALLSQYNRALQQRNALLKMGGAGIGVWNQELVKYGTEILSLRRRILGRLKPLARDAYSELAPGELSLELFESVDPEHFMQALENGLQDDLQRGATSVGPHRDDLTILLSGLEAGKYASRGEARSIALALRLAEHRLLWAHHDEAPLLLVDEWHTELDARRRRALLNYAQSLPQAILAGLEAPGVGRMVPIEAGVWG
- a CDS encoding sulfite exporter TauE/SafE family protein, producing MPALSPFDWFLAALAALIVGASKTGLPGGVTLAVALFAQLFPARESTGALLPVLICADVLAVSLLRKPPNWRLLLHIFPWTALGVLLGWGLLSRIDNAQLRLIIGGLIVSMTLYQLARRFQGSSSPPPSGSSRVFTASMGTAAGITTMIANAAGPFMTFYLLAMRMGKLEFVVVNAWFFLVINSFKVPFAANLGLITWDSLRFDLLLAPLVLAGALLGRWMLRRIRQRVFELVVLLLALVGGLRLLMPA
- a CDS encoding DUF721 domain-containing protein, encoding MGKPRHIGDLLGQALKQHGLESGFKRGAALALWPEIAGESLSQLTEAERLEDGVLYVRVCDSVVGHQLTYMREDFLRRYREKLPGVVLELRFSVGQPGKKKKAQAPNEPLPPLSGEEEQRLRSLAQQMPEALQGAVYKAARAVVRRQKASPHPPCVVCGSPSAENPCKGCQRLLKDPLIEKEARRLVRRPLSPRLDGELLLAARYLASRDLEAQLRELLPQVVREPQLLPMLQDTARRFLQLQTGQKDVTAYRHLLPETLQSLLKEV
- a CDS encoding branched-chain amino acid transaminase; translated protein: MSTEIKPKSYGGETKMKAGLIWFNGHMLPQEEAKVSVLTHALHYGTSVFEGIRAYETPKGPAVFRLSEHVERLFHSAKVMMMELPFSPQQISDAIVQVVRENGYKSCYIRPLAWMGAGSLGVNPLPNNPAEVMVAAWEWGTYLGEEAVRKGARLVTSSWARFPANVFPGKAKIGGNYVNSALARIEAQHAGADEALLLDKEGYVAEGSGENIFFFKGDTLYAIEHGVNLMGITRDSVIAIARDLGYEVREVRATRDQLYMADEVFMVGTAAEVTPVSYLDRRPIGSGAAGEHTMRLRKAYLEVVQGQNPKYDSWLTYVA